The following are encoded in a window of Halorarum salinum genomic DNA:
- a CDS encoding 5'-nucleotidase C-terminal domain-containing protein: protein MSSDESPVGPWRSLDGGLAGDGGDPDLVFAHVSDLHGQLTPRHQVYYDNPTSGPDFEFGDDDRVVERGGGVPVLAAKLDELRGRHEVRTLMSGDTFHGSAVTTYTDGRAMLDPINRHLEPDVYVPGNWDFSNEAAEDGNFLDLMDALDAPVLANNLYDWGTGDRLFDAYEVFDVGGVAVGVVGMTNVYVDRMAPAFAEGKYRFGKHPALLEESAEAAREDGADVVVAVTEIGLPWMVQAAKDCANVDVMFSAHTHEYTYDPIVVEDTGTVVVESGMGEALGRVDLRLRDEEVQFRHHLYCLTEGGEHTPEPDPEAAATVESVRAPFLEDDPGFERGAGRLDRPLDAVVGRTEEPLYRQSFLESAWNTLFNDALRAHFEADLAVSHGFRYGTAVPPGELTLGQLYTFFPQTVPVARGVAYGQQLTSHMETFLEDNFTPYPYDQEDGRVRSYSSNVEVTIDPTAKRGRRLVELRVDGEPVDPEEPYSVATFTRPGDPERDLGNCGFPFRDVRVDDGTVPVDVVAAYVEEHSPVDYGVTGLVRTADDGGRAQNTPADGPYPFVQPGVDYADGETYCGTAMIPRGNAFPDEGRNRRR from the coding sequence ATGTCCAGCGATGAGTCACCCGTGGGCCCCTGGCGGTCGCTCGACGGGGGACTAGCCGGCGACGGTGGGGACCCAGACCTCGTGTTCGCGCACGTCAGCGACCTGCACGGACAGCTGACCCCGCGGCATCAGGTCTACTACGACAACCCCACGTCGGGGCCGGATTTCGAGTTCGGCGACGACGACCGCGTCGTCGAACGCGGCGGCGGCGTCCCGGTCCTCGCGGCGAAACTCGACGAACTCCGCGGGCGACACGAGGTCCGAACGCTGATGAGCGGCGACACGTTCCACGGCTCCGCGGTGACGACGTACACGGACGGGCGGGCGATGCTCGACCCGATCAACCGGCACCTCGAACCCGACGTGTACGTCCCCGGCAACTGGGACTTCTCGAACGAGGCAGCCGAGGACGGCAACTTCCTCGACCTGATGGACGCGCTCGACGCGCCGGTGCTCGCGAACAACCTCTACGACTGGGGGACGGGCGATCGTCTGTTCGACGCCTACGAGGTCTTCGACGTGGGCGGCGTCGCCGTCGGCGTCGTCGGGATGACGAACGTCTACGTCGACCGGATGGCGCCCGCGTTCGCCGAGGGGAAGTACCGGTTCGGGAAGCACCCGGCGCTCCTCGAGGAGTCCGCGGAGGCCGCACGCGAGGACGGCGCGGACGTCGTCGTCGCCGTCACCGAGATCGGCCTCCCCTGGATGGTGCAGGCCGCGAAGGACTGTGCGAACGTGGACGTGATGTTCAGCGCGCACACCCACGAGTACACGTACGACCCAATCGTCGTCGAGGACACGGGGACGGTCGTCGTCGAGTCCGGGATGGGCGAGGCGCTCGGGCGGGTCGACCTCCGGCTTCGGGACGAGGAGGTGCAGTTCCGACACCACCTCTACTGTCTGACCGAGGGCGGCGAGCACACCCCGGAACCGGACCCCGAGGCAGCGGCGACGGTCGAGTCGGTACGCGCGCCGTTCCTCGAGGACGACCCGGGGTTCGAGCGCGGTGCCGGTCGGCTCGACCGTCCCCTCGACGCGGTCGTCGGGCGGACGGAGGAGCCGCTCTACCGGCAGTCGTTCCTCGAGAGCGCCTGGAACACGCTGTTCAACGACGCGCTCCGCGCCCACTTCGAGGCCGACCTGGCCGTCTCGCACGGCTTCCGGTACGGGACCGCCGTCCCCCCGGGCGAGCTCACGCTCGGACAGCTGTACACGTTCTTCCCGCAGACGGTTCCGGTCGCACGCGGGGTCGCGTACGGCCAGCAGCTCACCTCCCACATGGAGACGTTCCTCGAGGACAACTTCACGCCGTACCCGTACGACCAGGAGGACGGCCGCGTCCGGAGCTACTCATCGAACGTCGAGGTGACGATCGACCCGACCGCCAAGCGCGGTCGTCGGCTGGTCGAGCTGCGGGTCGACGGCGAGCCGGTCGACCCGGAGGAACCGTACTCGGTGGCGACGTTCACCCGCCCCGGCGACCCCGAGCGCGACCTCGGGAACTGCGGGTTCCCCTTCCGGGACGTACGCGTCGACGACGGGACGGTCCCGGTCGACGTCGTCGCCGCGTACGTCGAGGAACACTCGCCGGTGGACTACGGGGTGACGGGGCTGGTCCGGACCGCCGACGACGGCGGCCGGGCCCAGAACACCCCCGCCGACGGCCCGTACCCGTTCGTCCAGCCGGGCGTCGACTACGCGGACGGCGAGACCTACTGCGGGACGGCGATGATCCCGCGGGGGAACGCCTTCCCCGACGAGGGGCGGAACCGGCGACGGTAG
- a CDS encoding MBL fold metallo-hydrolase has translation MVEKITAEQLADGIDAGEQFTLIDTRPEDSFEAWHVRNAENVPYDPREGLDEGQFEEVKELADGRPVVGICGKGITSTPFGFELDERGYDDVSVVAGGMEAWSKVYEVAPVETENDDLVVRQVQRRAKGCLGYVVGSREAEEAVVVDATRQTDQFKVTAADAGLTVARVFDTHVHADHISGGPALAEEVGVPYHLGEPAHDRGVEYEFDALSDGEVVEVGDVRVEALHTPGHTSEMMNYLVDDELLLTGDTLFVDSVGRTELQFGEADASRGAELLYESLHETILELPDDVRILPGHLTITSDGRYENGTPGEPLTARLGDLREELDLLGLDEAAFVERLTENAPEKPPNYESVIAINTGRETVEDESEATELELGPNNCAA, from the coding sequence ATGGTCGAGAAAATCACCGCGGAACAGCTCGCGGACGGGATAGACGCCGGCGAACAGTTCACGCTCATCGACACGCGCCCGGAGGACAGCTTCGAGGCGTGGCACGTGCGGAACGCGGAGAACGTCCCGTACGACCCGCGGGAGGGACTCGACGAGGGCCAGTTCGAGGAGGTGAAGGAGCTGGCCGACGGCCGCCCCGTCGTCGGCATCTGCGGCAAGGGGATTACATCGACGCCGTTCGGCTTCGAACTCGACGAGAGAGGCTACGACGACGTGTCGGTCGTCGCCGGCGGCATGGAGGCGTGGAGCAAGGTGTACGAGGTCGCCCCCGTCGAGACGGAAAACGACGACCTCGTCGTCCGGCAGGTCCAGCGCCGGGCGAAGGGCTGTCTCGGCTACGTCGTCGGCTCGCGGGAGGCCGAGGAGGCGGTCGTCGTCGACGCGACCAGACAGACCGACCAGTTCAAGGTCACCGCGGCGGACGCGGGGCTCACCGTCGCCCGCGTGTTCGACACGCACGTCCACGCGGACCACATCTCCGGCGGCCCGGCGCTCGCGGAGGAGGTCGGCGTCCCGTACCACCTGGGCGAGCCGGCCCACGACCGCGGCGTCGAGTACGAGTTCGACGCGCTCTCGGACGGGGAGGTCGTCGAGGTCGGCGACGTTAGGGTCGAGGCGCTCCACACGCCGGGGCACACCTCGGAGATGATGAACTACCTCGTGGACGACGAACTCCTGCTCACGGGCGACACGCTGTTCGTCGACTCGGTCGGCCGGACGGAGCTCCAGTTCGGCGAGGCGGACGCCTCCCGTGGCGCCGAACTCTTGTACGAGTCGCTCCACGAGACCATCCTCGAGTTGCCCGACGACGTCCGGATCCTGCCGGGCCACCTCACGATCACGAGCGACGGTCGCTACGAGAACGGGACGCCGGGCGAGCCGCTCACGGCCCGCCTCGGCGATCTCCGCGAGGAACTCGACCTCCTCGGGCTCGACGAGGCGGCGTTTGTCGAGCGGCTGACCGAGAACGCCCCCGAGAAGCCGCCGAACTACGAGTCGGTCATCGCCATCAACACCGGCCGGGAGACGGTCGAGGACGAGAGCGAGGCGACCGAACTCGAACTCGGCCCGAACAACTGTGCCGCGTGA
- a CDS encoding multicopper oxidase family protein has translation MSALAGCSSLGGSPFDGSASTSTPRPAPSGPADTTATLRATAGTVEPGPGESTENWLFDGEFPGPELRMAEGEVFELELTNDLPEGTTIHWHGVPVTNGMDGVPDVTQAPVEPGGSFTYRFRAEPPGTYFYHSHAGLQLDRGLLAPLVIEESDPHVAYDREYTVVVDDYLDRAPRPLSAADSDRGPGGGPGGTGGGPMATRRPPYAGPLVDGRLPDDPRTFGVRDGERVRFRFVNASSATAFRVRIAGHPLTVTHADGQPVEPVTVDSFGFGSGERYDAVVEAGNPGTWELRADAIDGDEPPGRAIMSYEGTGASESPTAPSSDDRRLSYDDLRALSPLDGVGGSPDRTFDLTLSAGRRSNRWLIDGEAYPDADPLEVREGEHVRVRMTNRSPVIHPMHLHGHFFRVGDAVKDTVVVPGHMGQVTFDFVADNPGNWLFHCHNLYHLDAGMARVVRYVQ, from the coding sequence GTGAGCGCGCTCGCTGGCTGTTCCTCGCTCGGCGGCTCGCCGTTCGACGGCTCCGCGTCGACGTCGACTCCCCGTCCGGCCCCCTCGGGCCCGGCCGACACGACCGCGACGCTGCGGGCGACAGCCGGGACGGTCGAGCCGGGCCCGGGGGAGTCCACAGAGAACTGGCTCTTCGACGGCGAGTTCCCCGGCCCCGAACTCCGGATGGCCGAGGGTGAGGTGTTCGAGCTCGAACTGACGAACGACCTCCCGGAAGGGACGACGATACACTGGCACGGCGTCCCCGTGACGAACGGGATGGACGGCGTTCCCGACGTCACCCAGGCGCCGGTCGAACCCGGCGGCTCGTTCACGTACCGGTTCCGGGCGGAGCCCCCGGGCACGTACTTCTACCACAGCCACGCCGGCCTCCAGCTCGACCGCGGGCTGCTCGCTCCGCTCGTCATCGAGGAGTCCGACCCGCACGTGGCGTACGACCGCGAGTACACCGTCGTCGTCGACGACTACCTCGACCGTGCCCCGCGACCGCTCTCCGCCGCCGACTCGGACCGGGGCCCAGGGGGCGGTCCCGGCGGCACGGGCGGCGGACCGATGGCGACGAGACGACCGCCGTACGCCGGCCCCCTCGTCGACGGTCGCCTGCCGGACGACCCGCGAACGTTCGGGGTTCGGGACGGCGAGCGCGTCCGCTTCCGGTTCGTCAACGCGAGCAGCGCGACGGCGTTCCGCGTTCGGATCGCCGGACACCCGTTGACCGTCACGCACGCCGACGGACAGCCGGTCGAGCCGGTCACCGTCGACTCGTTCGGCTTCGGCTCGGGCGAACGGTACGACGCCGTCGTCGAGGCGGGCAACCCCGGGACGTGGGAGCTACGTGCCGACGCCATCGACGGCGACGAACCGCCGGGGAGGGCGATCATGTCGTACGAGGGTACCGGGGCGTCCGAGTCGCCGACCGCTCCGTCGTCGGACGACCGGCGGCTGTCGTACGACGACCTCCGGGCGCTCTCGCCGTTGGACGGCGTCGGCGGGAGTCCGGATCGAACGTTCGACCTGACGCTCTCGGCGGGCCGTCGCTCGAACCGGTGGCTGATCGACGGGGAGGCCTACCCCGACGCGGACCCCCTCGAGGTTCGGGAGGGAGAACACGTCCGGGTCAGGATGACGAACCGGAGCCCCGTCATCCACCCGATGCACCTCCACGGGCACTTCTTCCGGGTCGGGGACGCGGTCAAGGACACCGTGGTCGTCCCCGGCCACATGGGCCAGGTGACGTTCGACTTCGTCGCCGACAACCCCGGGAACTGGCTGTTCCACTGCCACAACCTGTACCACCTCGACGCGGGGATGGCACGCGTCGTGCGGTACGTCCAATGA
- a CDS encoding DUF302 domain-containing protein, translated as MSYTTQKQVTGSFDDVVERTIDALEDEGFGVLCDIDVRATFAEKLDEEFRNYRILGACNPQLAYQGLEAEIELGALLPCNVVVYEADDGDVVVSAVDPEQLVGITDNPELDSISEDVAGRFERVLDAL; from the coding sequence GTGTCCTATACTACACAAAAACAGGTGACCGGATCGTTCGACGACGTCGTCGAGCGGACGATCGACGCGCTGGAGGACGAGGGGTTCGGGGTACTCTGTGACATCGACGTACGGGCCACGTTCGCGGAGAAACTCGACGAGGAGTTCCGCAACTACCGCATCCTCGGGGCGTGCAACCCGCAACTGGCCTACCAGGGGCTCGAGGCCGAGATCGAACTGGGCGCGCTGCTCCCGTGTAACGTCGTCGTCTACGAGGCCGACGACGGCGACGTCGTCGTGAGCGCGGTCGACCCGGAGCAACTCGTCGGCATCACGGACAACCCGGAACTCGACTCCATCTCCGAGGACGTCGCGGGTCGGTTCGAGCGGGTGCTCGACGCGCTGTGA